The genomic DNA TGCCATTGAGCACGGCGTGGGCCGCCAGGCCCACCACCAGGCCCCAGAACGCACCACCGATGCCCAACAGCGTGATGTTGGCCGCCGCAGCCAGGAAGGTGATCAGCGACGCTTCGCGCGTCTTCACGTCGGCCAGGGCAGTGGCCAAGCTGCCGCCGATGGTGCCCAGCAGCGCCAGGCCCGCCAGCGTCGTGATGAAGGTCGCCGGGAGGGCCATGAAGACGGCGGCCAGTGTGACCCCGAACACGCCTACGAGGATGTAGCTCACGCCTGCGGCGATGCCTGCAATCCAGCGCTTGGACGGATCTTCGTGCGCCTCCCGGCCCGTGGCGATGGCGGCCGTGATGGCGGCCACGTTGAAGGCATGCGAACCGAACGGCGCCATCAGCAGCGAGCCGAGCCCGGTCAGCGCCACGATGGGATTGGCGCTGGTCTTGAACCCGTCATTGCGCAGCACCAGCATGCCGGGCATGTACTGGCCGGTCAGCGTGATGAGAAACAGCGGCAAGGCCACGCTCAGCAACGCGTTGAGCGAGAACGCCGGCATGGTGAAGACCGGGGCGGCGAGCCTCAACGACAGTCCCGACAGGTCCACCCGGTCCTGCATGAGCAGAAAGAGCAGGCCCAGCGCCAGGATGCCCACGACGGCATAGCGTGCACTGAGCCGCTTGAGCACCAAGTAGGTCGCGATCAGCAAGCCAGCCAGTACCGGATCGATGCCCATGCCGCCGAAAGCCTGGATGCCGAACTGCAGCAGGATGCCCGCGAGCAAGCCTGCGGCCACGCCCGGAGGAATCAGCCGGATCAAGCGGTCGAACCAGCCTGACAGCCCCAGCGCCACAAAGGCCGCGGCAGAGATCAGGTACGCGCCCACCGCTTCGGCATAGGGCGTGGTCGCCAGCGCCGTCACCAGGAACGCTGCAGCCGGCGTGGACCACGCGGTAATGATCGGCTCGCGCGTCCGCCAGCTCAGCACCAGCCCCGTGACACCCACGCCAATCGAGATCGACCACACCCACGATGCCGTCAGCTCCGGGCTCAGGCCTGCCACCCTGGCCGCCTGGAACACGAGAATGAAGGTACCGCCGTAGTTGACGATGACGGAAATGAGGCCCGCAACAATGGGATGGGCGAGATCGGACCAGCGGGAAGAGGAGGCGGGCGGTGGGGACGGCATGTGGGATCGGGGCTCCTGAAAGTGGCGCCATGGAGCGGGCCATGGTGCTGATTTATAGACTTGAAATGGCATACTGTGCCCAGCCAATTTTTCAATGAGATACCGGCCAATTGTTCAAGCATGCGCAACTTGAATCCGTGAAAGCCTGGGTGCTCGATCCAGCGCATGGCGCTTTGCCCCTGCACGCGCGCATTCAGCGCGCCATCCGGCAACTCATCCTCGACGGTGCGCTGGAGGTGGGGGCACCGCTGCCTGCGTCGCGCGCACTGGCAAAGTCGCTGGGCCTGTCTCGCGACACGGTGGAGGCGGCATACAGCCAGCTGCATGCCGACGGGTTTATCGAACGGCGCGTGGGCAGCGGCAGCTTCGTTTCGGAGAGGGCTCAGCGTTTGCGGGGGCGGGGCACGGGGCGGCGCCCTGCGGCACGGCGGGAACCTCTGCGGTTGAGCCAGCGCGGATCGGCCATGTTCCGCGGCGGTGGGGTGCGGGACTTTCTGGCTCCCCGCCCGTTCGCTCCCGGCGTGCCGGAAACGCGCGGCTTCCCGCTGGCCACCTGGGAGCGGCTGGAGCGGCAGGTGCTGAAGGACTGGGGCACCACGGCACTGCTGCACAGCCCACCGCAAGGGATGGAGCCGCTACGGCGTGCGATTGCGAACTACGTCAATCTCGAACGCGGCGCGCATGCCACGGCCGAGCGTGTGCTGGTGCTCACCAGCTCCCAGCAGGCCCTGACCCTGTGCGCTACCGTGCTGCTGGACGCTGGCGACCGCATCTTCGTTGAAGACCCCGTGTACCACGGCGCGCGCAAGGCGTTCGACGCCGCGGGGCTGGAATGTGTGCCCGTGCCGCTGGATGGGGAGGGAATGCGGGTGGAGCCTCTGCGCAAGGCGCGGCAACCGGGCAAGGCGGTGTTTCTCACGCCTTCGCATCAATTTCCGACCGGAGCGACCCTGGCGCTGGACCGGCGGCTGGACATCATCGAATGGGCCCGGCAGCACCAGGCCTGGATCATCGAGGATGACTACGACAGCGAGTTCCATTACGCGGGCAAGCCCACGGCCTGCGTGCAGGGCCTGGACCCGAACCAGCGAACGATCTACATCGGCACATTCACGAAGTCGATGTTTCCGGGCTTGCGCATTGCCTTCATGGTGCTGCCGCCCGAACTCGTGGCTCCGATGACCGCCGCACGCACCCTGCTGGATGGCCACAGCGCGCCGATTCCGCAACTGACCCTGGCGCGCTTCATGGAGGGTGGCCATTTCGGGGCCCACGTGCGGACCATGCGTGCCGTCTATTGTGAGCGGCGCGATGCCCTGGAACTGCTCGTGCGCAGGCACCTGGCGGACTTCGTCGAGCCTGAAGTGCCGGACGGCGGCATGCAAATGCCCTGCCGGTTCATTCGCGACATTCCCGAGCTGGAAGCCATGGGCGCAGCGCAGCGTGCCGGTATCGATCTGCTGGGACTGACGCCATTGCATGCAGCGGGCACGAGCCGGGCCGGATTCCTCATGGGATTTGCCGCGTATGCGCCGAAGGAACTGGAGACCGCTGTGAAGAAGCTCGCGCAGGTGTTGCGCACGCTGGATCGTTGAAGGCGGCCGCCCAGTCCGTGGCTGGGAAGGTTTCGGATCCGTCGAGGTTGCTGCCGAAGCCCCATGGCCATTCTGTGGATGCGCAGCGCGGCCATCCACCCGCAGCGACACCCCCCAGCCGCAAGGCGCCCAGCGTATGGGGGCGGTCTGTCGGCTCATTGGCCACCGGCACGGGCCGGACAAGCCCGGGGTTGTCTTTCCTTCAGGCACATGCCGCGTCCGGGGTGAACGCGGGCGCAGGGCATCACCGCGCGGCATGTGCGGATTTCCAGCCTCTCCGGTTTTTTGGGATGGATTTTCATCCAGGAATGCGGGAAAGGTGCCGCCATGGAAATGGAAATCTCTTTGAAATCAATGACTTCCAAGGATGGCGCCGTGTGGCACATGCGTTGCTAGATGGACATTCGTTGATCGGTTCATCGATTGCAGAAATGGATGTCGTGTGAACCATCTTCTCGCGTGATTTCAAGCCGCCATGAACAAGGCGGCTTCGTCCAACACAGGTTCAGGAACCCCCATCTCCATGCTGTCACACCCCAAGCCGCACGCCCCTCCACCCTGCCTCCACCCGTCTTGCCAGGCAGTCATCGGCGATGACGGCGAGCGCCTGGGGCGTGCATGGGCGCCGCGCACTGCTGCCAAATTCCATCGATAGCCGGATTGCCGAGTGCCAGTCCTCCAACAAGACGGCGGATCGTTTGCCGCGGAACGGCCATCCGGGGCTGTCGGGGCAGTTCCGCTGCGGCATCGAAGGTGGTCGAAGGCTTTCCCTCCCATCGCCTGCGCATTGATGCTGGGTGCCTCGGTGGCATTCGCGAACCCGGCGGACTCCACCCCAGCTGCCACGGACCGCAGTTCCATGGCCTATGACCCGCAGCGGCATGATGCCTTGATCCTGGCGCACCGCGGGGGGCATGTCCCCCCGGCCCAAGCGCTGCAGCAGTTGAAGGACTGGCTCGACGTGCCATTGAGCGACAGCGTGCGCCAGCGTCTGGTCTCCGACGCCGTCGTGATGGCGACCGCCGGTGGTCAGTTCGCCGAAGCCGTGACATTGGGACGCCAGCAAACCCCGGCGGGGTTGAGCGACTACGCGCTGGAGACGCTCGCCGTGGCCGCGCGGCGCGTGCAGGACACCGCGTTGCAAGGCGACACCATCAGCATCTGGCGCGCGCGGCAGCCGCAGGCGCTCGGACCCCGCATCCACGAAGCTTTCTGGCGCCTCGACAGCGGAGATGTCGTGGGCGCGAAAACAATCAGCGAGGCGCTCATGCGGAAAGCGGCAGAGCACATCGAAGTCCGTGTCGCGCTGCTGGAGTTGCGCGCTGCCGTGGCCCGCGCCGAAGACCAGCCACTGATCGCGATGGCCGCCTACGCCGAGGCCGGTGCGCTGCGCCCCGAGCGCCTGGACATTCGCCGCGAGGCCGACTTTCTGCTCGCCGACAACGGCGCGGCGCCTACCGCCTTCGACGACGCCGAAGCGGCCGCAGGGAAAAACCCCGGCGCCTTTTCCGCGCTGGCGCTGTCCATGCTGCAGCAGAAGGCACTGGCCCAGCGGCTGCGCTGGGCCCTCCAGGAGCGCGACCAACGCCGGGGCGTGGCGCGCGTGGTCGCACTCGACAAGGTGCTGGCCGGCCAGGAGGCCGCCCTGGTCCGGCTCGAAGCCGCGGCGCAGCAGGCCCACGGCGCGGACGCCGAGGCCTGGCGCGTGCTGCGCAGGAATCTTGAGTCCGATCGGCTGCTCGCGCTGGTGGAGCGCGGCCGTCCCGGGGACGCCGTCGCGCTCTACGAAACCCTGAGCTTGGCGGGCATCGACCTGCCGTTCCACGGACTCGCCGCGGCGGCCCGCGCTTTCGCGCAGGAGCGCCGTTCGGCCGAGGCCGTGCCCCTGTATGAGGCCGCCATCGCGAAGGGCGGGGCGGACGTGCCGATGCCGGGCGAAATCCACTTCGGCCTGGTCTATGCCTATCTGGACACCGGCCGCTTCGAACAGGCTGAAGCCCTGCTCAAGCGGCTCGAGGAGAGCACGCCGGCGCTCACGCGCCTGGCACCCGAACCTGGCCGGCCCAACAGCCAATACACCGAGGTGATTGGCATGCGTGCGCTGATGCAGCTTTACACCGACCGGCTCGCGCTTGCTCAGCAGAGCTTCACGGCGCTGACGCTGGACGCGCCGCTCAACGCGGGCTATGCCCTTGGCGCCAGTCTCACCGAGCGCTTGCGCGAACGCCCCGAGGCCGGGCTCGCGCGCCTTGAGGCGCAGATGGCGGACCATCCCGACGACATCGGCATGCGCGTCGGCCATGTCGAGGCGCTGCTCGGTGCGGGCTGGTTCGGCGAAGCCCGCCAGCGCGCCGCATCGCTGGTGGCCGATGTTCCCGACAGCCTGCAGGTGCGCGACATGGAACGCAAGCGCGATACCCTCACCGGTGCGCGGCTTGAGGTCGACGCCGCGGCGTCGCGTGGTGGCGCCGTGATCGCCAGCAGCGAGTGGCGCATCGACAGCCGGCTGAGTTCGGGACTCATCGCAGACCAGTGGCGCGTGTTCTACGACCAGTCGCTCGCCCAGGGCAGCACCGAGGCCGGCAACGCCAAAAGGGTCCGTGGTGGCCTCGGCCTGCGCTGGCAGCGCGGTCCCTGGGTGGCCGAAGGTGCTCTGCAGCATGCCGCTGCCGGCCCCTACCGCAACGGGATGGCCGGTCGCGTCGATTACCGCGCCAGCGATGCCTGGCGGCTGTGGGCTGCCTACGATGGCGACAGCAAGGAACTGCCCTGGAAAGCGCGGGTGGCTGGCACAGGCGCGCGCGAGATGGCGGGCGGCGTGGGCCATGTGGTGAACGAGGCGCGCCGCTTCAACCTGCAGTGGCAGCGCCTGGATTTCAGCGACGGCAATGTGCGCAGCGGCCTGGGCCTGGGCTGGACCGAGCGCTGGGTCAGCACGCCGCGCGTCCAGGCCGAGACCCGGCTCGAGGCCGGCACGGGCCGTGGCCGCGTGCTGGACACGCCGTACTTCAACCCGCCGCGCGATGCCAGCGTGCGGCTTGCGGCGCGGGCCCAATGGCTCACGTGGAAGAGCGACGACCGGCAGTTCTTCCAGGCCATCGAGGTCGGTGGCGGCAACTATCACCAGCGCGGCTTCGGCAGCGGCCCGATGTGGAGCCTGCGCTATGAACACAGCTGGAGCCTGGGCCAGCGGCTCACGCTGCGCTACGGCCTGGGCATCGCCAGCCATCCCTACGACGGCGTGCGCGAACGACAGCGCAGCGTCTTTCTGAACTTCTCGATGCCCCTGCAGTGATGTTCGCAAAGAACACCTTCCCCTTCCTGCGGGCCGCCATGCCATGGCTGCTGATCGGGCTTGCGCTGTGCGCGCTGTCCCGGCTTGCGCCCGCCCAACCGCTGCCGCCGGCTGACCCCGACGATGGCGTGAGCTTTCGCGTGATCTCGTTCCATGACGTGCGCACCGGCGTGCGCGCCAGTTTCGAGAGCTCGCCCGATGCCACCGCCATTGACGACCGCACGCTCGTGGAGGTGTTCGCCTGGCTGCAGTACAGCGGCTACCACCCGGTGAGCCTGCAGCAGATCATCGACGCGCGTGCGGGCGGCCGGCCCCTGCCCGTCCGGCCCGTGCTGTTGACCTTCGACGACGGCTACCGCAGCGCCTACACCAAGGTGTTTCCGCTGCTCAAGCGCTACGGGTACCCGGCGCTGTTCGCGCTGGTGACGAGCTGGCTCGAGGTGCCCGAAGGCCAGCCGGTGCACTGGGGCGACAAGCCGGCGCCGCGCGAGAACTTCCTGCTCTGGCGCGAGGCCGCCGAAATGGCGCGCTCGGGCCTGGCCGAGTTCGCCAGCCACAGCGATGCCATGCACATGGGCATCCAGGCCAACCCGCAGGGGAACATGCTGGCGGCCGCCGCCACGCATCGCTACGATCCCGGGACCGGCCGCTACGAAGAAGATGCCGCCTACCTGCACCGCATCGAGACCGACCTGCGCCGCAGCCGGGAGATCATCGAGGCGCGCACCGGCGCCAGGGTCCGCGCCACCGTCTGGCCTTATGGCGCCTACAACGCGATGGCGCTGCGGGCCTCCGAGCGCGCGGGCATGCCGATCACCTTCACGCTGGACGATGGCCCCAATACGGCCGCCGTGCCGCTCGCACGCATCCGCCGCGCGCTGGCCGTCTACGACAATGCGGCGCCCGAATACGCCCAGCTCCTGCGCAGCCCTGCGGGCGGCGAGACGCGGCCTGTCAACCGCGTGATGCACGTGGACCTTGACTATGTGTACGACCCCGATCCGGGACAGCAGGAGCGCAACCTTTCGGCACTGATCGAGCGTGTGGCCGCCGTGCGGCCGCGCTCGGTGTTCCTGCAGGCCTACGCCGACCCCGATGGCGACGGCGTGGCCGATGCCATGTACTTCCCGAACCGCCATCTGCCCGTGCGCGCCGACCTGTTCGGCCGCGCTGCCTGGCAGCTGCGCAGCCGCGTCGGCGTGAAGGTCTATGCCTGGATGCCGGTGATGGCCTACCGTCTGCCGGCTTCGCATCCGCTGTCTGCCCATACGGTGATGACGCGGGGCGGCAAGGCGCCGGCCGACCGCTATCACCGGCTCACGCCCTTCCATCCGGCGGTGCGCACGCTGATCGGCGACATCTATGAAGACCTGGGCCGCTACACCTTCTTCGATGGCCTGCTGTTCCACGACGACGCAATGCTGGCCGACGACGAGGACGCCTCTCCCGACGCGCTGTCCGCCTACGCCCGCTGGGGCCTGCCGCCCGACGTGGGCGCCATCCACTCCGATCCGGCGCTGCGGTCCCGCTGGACCACCGCCAAGACCCGCCACCTCATCGAGTTCACCCAGGAGCTCCTGGGCCGGGTGGGCGCCTGGCGGCCGACGCTGGAAACCGCGCGCAACCTGTACGCCCGGCCCGTGCTCGAACCCGAGGCGGAGCAATGGTTCGCGCAAAACTACGAAGCATCGCTCGCGGCCTACGACTATGTTGCGCTGATGGCCATGCCGCGCATGGAGCGCGAGAGCGATGCCCAGGGCTGGCTTGCCCGGCTGGCGCGCCGCGCAGCCGACACCCCCCGTGGCCTGGACGGCACCGTGTTCGAATTGCAGGCCCGCGACTGGCATACCGGAAAGCCCGTGCCCAACGACGAGCTCACGCGCCAGTGGGCGCAGCTGCAGCGCGCAGGCGTGCGGCACCTGGGCTACTACCCGGATGACTTTCTTGGCAACCATCCCTCGCTCGACACGGTGCGCCGCGCGATCTCGGTGCGCAAGCTGCTGCCGCGCGCGCTGCGCTCGCCGGCGGGTGCCGCGGCGACGGTCCCTCCACAGACGGGGCCTGCGGTCCCTGCGCAGGCCGGGGAATCCCGATGACCTCCGGCCCGTGGCTCGTCCAGGCGCTGCCCTCGCTGCTCTTCGGTTTCGTTTTCTACTACCCGTTCTTCATGGCGTGGGTGTGGATGGCCGGCGGCCTTTCGCACGCGTGGGCGTTCGAACGCAAGGACGACGTAGAGACCGACCCTTTGCTGGCATTGCCCTCGCGGCCGTTCGTCACGGTGGTGGTCCCTTGTTTCAATGAGGCGCCTCACCTGCGAGAAGTGATCGAGCAGCTGATGCGCACGCGCTACCCGAACTATGAAGTGATCGCCGTCAATGATGGCAGCACCGATGGAACTGGCGAGCTGCTCGACGCGATGACGCTGGAGTTCAGCCGCCTGCGCGTGATCCACAACGCCAGCAACCAGGGCAAGGCCGTCGGCCTCAACACCGCGAGCCAGCTCGCGCGCGGCGAGTACATTCTCGGCATCGACGGGGACGCGCTGGTGGACCCCAACGCCATCGCCTGGATGCTGCGGCGCATGCTGGTCTCGGACCGCATTGGCGCCGTCACGGGCAACCCGCGCATCCGTACGCGCACCACGCTGCTCGGGCGCATGCAGGTGGGAGAGTTCTCCTCGATCATCGGTCTCATCAAGCGCTCGCAGCAGCTTGTCGGCACGCTGTTCACGGTGTCCGGCGTGCTCGCCATGTTCCGCCGCCGCGCGGTACTCGAGGTGGGCTTCTGGAGCCCCGATGTGCTCACCGAAGACATCGACATCAGCTGGAAGTTGCAGCTCCTTGGCTGGCGGCTGCGGTTCGAGCCGCGCGCGCTGTGCTGGATTCTGATGCCGGAAACCCTGCGCGGCCTCTGGAAACAACGCCTGCGCTGGGCGGTGGGCGGTATCCAGACCATACTGCGCATCACGCCCTCCATCCTGCGTCTGCGCAGCTGGCGCCTGTGGCTCATCTATGGCGAATACATGGCGAGCGTGGTGTGGGCCTACGCGATGGCGATCGTGCTGCTGATCAGCGCGATGCGTCCGCTGCTGCCGCAGGAGTCGGTCTGGCACTCCACGCTTCTTCCGCACTGGCAAGGCACGCTGCTGGCCATGACCTGCATCCTGCAGATGCTGCTGAGCCTGTGGATCGACCGGCGCTACGACCGCGATCTCATGCGCTATTTCGCGGGAACGATTTGGTATCCGATCGCATTCTGGACCATCACGATGACCACCACCGTGGTCGCGCTTCCCAACGCTCTGATGCGCCGCCGCGGCAAGCGCGCTGTGTGGACGAGCCCCGACCGAGGAGTCTCCGATGTCTCATGAGCCTGACGACCATTCCCTGCCGCCCGCGCCGCACGCCGACGTGCGCCCACCGAGCCGGCGGCATTCCTGGGGGCAGCCAGTGGGCGAGGAGCCGATCATCGATGCCGCCCGGGTTTCGCTGCAGGCGTTCGGCGCGGGCCGGTCGCCGCGGCGCACGCTCGCCATATACCTCTGGCTGCGCGTGCTGCGCCCTGCGCTCACCCTTGCGATCTGGTTCTGTGCGGTCTGGTACGCTTGGCCCTATGTGCTCAATGCCCGCTCGCAGCCCGAAGTGCTACATCTGCTTGGCCTGTACGCGGCAGTGATCGCCGCGATCCTTGTATCGATGTTGGTGGTGGCACCGTGGCGCCGCCGCCAGCATGAACGCGAGGCGCCATCCACCCATGAGCCATCGTCGCTGTCCGCATTGGCCTCCTACATTGACGTGCCGCCCGCCCGCCTGTCGTCCTGGCAGCGCACGCGGCAGCTGCTGGTTCACCACGACCATGAAGGGCAGCTCAGGGATGCCACCGACACCACCCCCGGGGAGCTGGAGCCCGAGCCCCCTGCATCGCGCCGGGGACGGCGCTGATGGAAGAATGGGCCTGCGCCGTGCAGGCAGGTTGACCCCACGGATCGCCCATGACGACACCCCGCAATGCCTCTTCGCTGCGGGTCTTGCCTGCGGCGGATCCGCTGCGCGATGCATCCTCGGGCGATCTCTCGATACCCGCCCGGGCGGGCACGACGCTCCGCTGGCGGTGGCGCCACGTTGTCGTGCTGGCGGCATGCGCGCTGTGCGGCGCGGTCGCCTATGTGGCCACCTTCACTTTCTATCGGGAAGAACAGGCCCGGGGCGCCGCGAAACGCCTCGAGTTTGTCGTGCTCAGCCTGCAGGCGCTCGTCCATCGCAACGAAGCCCTGCCAGGCATCATCGGACTCAAGTCAACGCTTGGCTCGCTGCTGGACACGAACACGCTGGCGGCCCAGGCCGCCGCCAACGCGTATCTTGAAACGGTGGCGAAGGCCTCCGGCATTTCTGCCGTCTACCTGCTGGATGCCGGCGGGACGACGCTGGCTTCGAGCAACTGGAACCAGGTGCTGACCTTCGTTGGCGAGAACTACGCCTATCGGCCTTACTTCAAGGATGCGATGGCGGGCCGCACCGGGCGCTTCTACGGCATCGGATCCACCACCGGCGAAGCCGGCTACTTCCTGGCGGCCGGCGTGGTGGCGCCGGGCGGCGCCCGCGGTGTGATCGCGGTCAAGCTCTCGCTCGAAAAGTTCGAGGAAGCCATGCGGCAGAGCACCGACGTGGTGATCCTCACGGACCGCGAGGGCGTGGTCATTCTCAGCTCCGTTCCCGAGTGGCGGTACCGCACCGTCGCCGCGCTCGCACCGGCCGCGCGCGAGCGCATCCGGCAATCGCGGCAGTATGGGGACCTGCCACTGCTCGCGCTGCCCGGGCCGGGGCTGGATTTCACCCGGTCCCACGCAACGCTCGCGCTTGAAGGGGGCATCACGCACTACACCATGGCGACCCATGCGAGCGAAGATCTGGGTTGGCGTGCCGCACTTCTGGTGGACCAGGCACCCTCGCGCCGCGCCGCCGTCCTGGCCGCACTGGCCGCCACCTCCGTCGCCGCCTTCCTGGGGGCGCTCACCGTCGGCTTTCAGGAAGGCCGGTATCGCCGTGAGGAGATGCGCAAAGCCAAGCGCGCGCTGGTGGAAGCGAGTGCCCGGCTCGAGCAGCGCATCATCGAGCGCACGGCGGATATCAGCCAAGCCAATGCCTCGCTGGAACGCAAGATCGAAGAACTGCGCCGTACCGAGGCGATTCTTCATGAGACGCGGGACGGTGCGGTGCACGCGGGCAAGCTCGCCGTGCTCGGGCAGATGTCTGCGGGCATGGGCCACGAGCTCAGCCAGCCGCTCACCGCGCTGCGGACCCTGTCGGACAACGCGATCACGCTGCTTGACGGCGCGCGCCTGGAAGAGGTGCGCGAGAACCTTCACCTCATCAGCGAACTCACCGCCCGCATGGGGCGCATCATGGCGCTGCTCAAGGCCTTTGCCCGCGCCGACAGCACCAGCCTCGAACCCGTGGCCATGGACATGGCGATCCATCATGCGCTCATGCTCGTAGAGTCTCGGCGGTGCGAGGTGCGGGCGGATATCCTGGTCAGCTCAACGCTGGCGACCCGCCCGGTGCGGGCCGACGCCACCCGGCTCGAACAGGTGCTCGTGAACTTGATGCGCAACGCGCTCGACGCGGTCGAGTCCCGGGCGGAGCGCCTGGTGAGGGTGGCGGTCCGGCAAAAGGGGCGCCATGCCGTCATCTCCGTCAGCGACACGGGCGGCGGCATCGCGCCAGAGGCCATGCAACGGCTGTTCGAACCGTTCTACACCACCAAGCCCGCGGGCGCGGGGCTGGGTCTTGGGCTCGCCCTTTCGCAAAGCATCGTCGAGAGCTTCGGCGGGCGCATCGAAGCGCGCAACCTGGACCGGCAGGGCGCGCTCTTCACCATCACGCTGGAGGTCTATTGATGCCCGTGCCACCCATCCCTGCCGACGAAAGGCCGCGAGTTCTCCTCGTGGATGACGAGCCCGCCGTGCGGCGCGGCCTCGAGCAAGCCATGGTGCTTGCCGGCATCACCGTGAAGGCGGTCGGCAGCGCGGAGGCCGCGCTGGATGTTTTCGAGGACGTGCAGCCGTGGGCCGTCGTGAGCGACGTCAAGTTGCCCGGCATGGATGGCCTGGAGCTGCTCAACAGATTGCGCCAGCATGATCGTGAAGTCGCGATGGTTCTCATCACCGGGCACGGGCACGTCGCCATGGCGGTGCAGGCAATGCGCGAAGGCGCCTACG from Acidovorax sp. A79 includes the following:
- a CDS encoding ATP-binding protein, yielding MTTPRNASSLRVLPAADPLRDASSGDLSIPARAGTTLRWRWRHVVVLAACALCGAVAYVATFTFYREEQARGAAKRLEFVVLSLQALVHRNEALPGIIGLKSTLGSLLDTNTLAAQAAANAYLETVAKASGISAVYLLDAGGTTLASSNWNQVLTFVGENYAYRPYFKDAMAGRTGRFYGIGSTTGEAGYFLAAGVVAPGGARGVIAVKLSLEKFEEAMRQSTDVVILTDREGVVILSSVPEWRYRTVAALAPAARERIRQSRQYGDLPLLALPGPGLDFTRSHATLALEGGITHYTMATHASEDLGWRAALLVDQAPSRRAAVLAALAATSVAAFLGALTVGFQEGRYRREEMRKAKRALVEASARLEQRIIERTADISQANASLERKIEELRRTEAILHETRDGAVHAGKLAVLGQMSAGMGHELSQPLTALRTLSDNAITLLDGARLEEVRENLHLISELTARMGRIMALLKAFARADSTSLEPVAMDMAIHHALMLVESRRCEVRADILVSSTLATRPVRADATRLEQVLVNLMRNALDAVESRAERLVRVAVRQKGRHAVISVSDTGGGIAPEAMQRLFEPFYTTKPAGAGLGLGLALSQSIVESFGGRIEARNLDRQGALFTITLEVY